ATGTAACAttatgttgcatgtcctgaAACTTCAAACTTTGTCAAATCCCAAGTGAAATTTGAGGGCTGTCACGAGAGGAATAGTGGTTGATCCCAATAAGATAGAGGAAGTGATGAGTTGGAAAAAATTGACTAACGTGCACAAGATTCGGAGTTTCTTAGGACTGGCCAGTTACTACAGGAGGTTCATGGAGGGCTTTTCCAGTCTATTTGGACCACTTACTGCCTTAATCAAGAAGAATGTGAAGTTTGTCTGGAACAATAAATGCGAGACCAGTTTTCTCGTGTTGAAAAAGAGACTGACAATAGCACCAATATTGACAACGTCGGAACCCCATAAGTCATACGTAATATATAGTGACGCATCCAAAGTAGGTCTCGGATGTGTACTGATGTAGGAAGGATGGGTAGTCGCTTACGCTTCCCATCAACTGAACGACCATGAATAGAATTACCCTACCCATGATTCAGAGTTAGCTGTTGTGGTTTTTCCTCTTAAAATTTGGAGACACTACTTGTATGATGAAAATTGTGCTATTTTTACGGATCCCAAGAACCTCAAGTACCTTTTGGAGCAGAAGAATATAAATATAAGGGAGAGAAGGTGGCTCGAATTGATATGTGACTACCAATGTACATCAAGTATCACCCGACAAAGGCTAATGTAGTGGCAAATGCGTTAAGTCTCAAGACCATAACCGAGGATTCTTCCACTTAGACATCAGAAATGGGTTCTCTTTTGAATAGTATGAGAAGTTTGTTGATTGGGGACCGTAGTTAGGAGAATGTTCTTCAATCCAAGAGATCTTCCCTTTGGATTGGGTGGAGTTGAAGAATCGACAAAGGAGGATAGTAAATTGTTTGAAGTAATACGTACGATCGAGAACCCAGAAGGAACAAAGGACTTTGGGGTCAGAGAAGATGGGACCCTGTATTACAAAAATTGGAGAGTAATTTCAGCTGACctagatttgagagagagagttttaaaATGACActtctggtgggaaggaatgaagagaGATGTAGTGGAGTTTGTGAACAGATGTTCTGCATGCAAATTAGTTAAGGCGGAGCATTAGAAGCTAGTAGGCGTATTACAACCACTATTGATCCCAGAATGGAAGTGGAAGACATTTCGATGGACTTTATAGTGGGATTTCCAAGAACTAATACCGGAAATAATACTATATGGGTGATAGTTGACTGTTTGACTAAGAGCACTCACTTCACACCCATCAAGAACATTGATTCCTTGGAAAGATTAGCTAGAGTTTACGTGTCATAAATCATTTGGATGCATGGAGTACCTAGAATGATTGTGTCAGATAAAGACCCTAATTTTATGTCCTGATTTTGGCAGAGTCTGCAGAACGTGATGGGCACCAGTTTGAATTTCTGTAGTGCCTACAATTCTCAAACAGACAGACAGACTGAGTGGACTATATAGACTCTGGTGGACATGCTTCGGGCCAGTATTTTGGAGCACGAAGGGAATTGGGAAAAGCAATTACCTCTggtagagtttgcatataataacaGCTTCCAGGTCACCATTCAGATTGTAACCGAACCTGACATATAAGGAAAGACCAGTGGAATTTATTGATTGGAAAGAGAATGAATTGTGTAACCACAAGATTTGACTGGTCAAAGTACTGTGGTAAAATCATAATGTTCAAGAGGCAacttgagaaaaagaaatcgATGCGAAAGCTAAGTACCCTTATCTGTTTGGAttataatgtaatttttgttttgagtgtGAAAACGACTTAGCCAACTTTGTATTCATTGTTTTGTATACTCTAAGAGATTGCATTACATCAGACAGCTTTTGTACTTGATTTGTTTGGATATCAAAAGAAAGTACGTTCACCTTAGTTAGTTATGGTCCAGTGTATGGATTGTTGAGTGAGATTTGGCATTTTTGTCATTGACTTTACTTTTTGTAGCTTTTATTGCACATGAGAGAGTTACAACGAGGAAGTCCACGCTTTCCACTAAACGAGTCCAACAGATGTGAGAAGAGCGTCGTAGGAGGCGCTTGATTGAGTTAGACAGACAGGTTGTGGCCTACTAGCAGAAGATGGAAAAGTGGGAGGACCAACGGACCCATGTCATGGACATTGATAGTCGAGGAAAAGGCTATGAAAGGAGCGCTTTGCCCCACGAGGAGCGATTCTCGCCccatgttatgaaattttaattgtaCTTGCAAGTGCACAAACCGTACCAAAGTATAATTTAGCAAGAATGAGGTCAAGCCCACAGATACCTGTAAAAAACGTAGGAAACCCGtcaaatataaactaaataaattctaatatagTTCAGAAAAATgagttctaaaataaaattagaaattaagaactaaacaatcaattaatcaaaataagaaataattaatttaataaactaattaatcacaataaaaataactaaattaattttaaagatgcaaattaatctaaacaatgaataaataaaCCACTAATGAGAATGAACTAAGGTTTTGGAGTCCACCTCATTAATTCAtagtaatataaataattgGAGAAATcaatatcataaataatattactaatcttCAATGAGGTTTCATCCTTAACCTcatcatgaaaataaactctaAAATTTGAAGGTAAATAAACTTCAAAGCagcatttaaaataaactaaagaaaaataaaaattacaatgctTTTAGAATGTAAACATAGCTGCAAAACTAGAGGTAGAACTCCAGTTCTTTTCTTGATCACTTTCGTCCTTAGTCGCagccttttttttaaattccaattttGTTCGGTGCACCCTAATCCTTTCCAGGCCTGTGcagaagttttttttcttttgaaacaagAAAACTCTTCCTGTATTACCTCATAACTGAAACATTACAATTCCTATCCTGTAAAACAAAGGGGTAGATGCCCGTAGGCCCCCCTTCCATCCAGACAGTTTCATCTATTACATTCAAACCCATTTTTGCTAACATATGACCTACTCTATTGCACTTTCTGTTTGTATATCGAATTGACCAAGTTGGCCTATTTTGTAAAATCAACTTAATGTCATCAACTACTTGTCCATGCCACTCCCAGCAGCAATTCTGTCTATTTACAGCATGAATGATACCCATAGCATCACCTTCGAAGATGACTTTGTTCCACTACAGTTCAGCACAGAACTTTAAAGCTCTCCATAGGGCCTGTAACTCTGCAACATCTGGATTACAAAGACCAACATCAGAACCACACAGAGACAACAGAACCTCCCCAACTTCATCCCTCACAACAATCCCTaccctcttccttttcttctcagCATCTAAACTAGCATCCCAATTCACCTGCACAAAACCACACTCGGGTCCCTTCCACTTCACTTCTTTTTCCTGCATTTCCCCTCTTCttataaccccccccccccctctacACTTGCCTCTGCAAATCCTTTTAAGGTTTCTTGAGCTTGTAGAAATAGCTCAGATGGCcccttaaaaatattatcaaatataaaaGCATTTCTTCTCCACCACATGTTCCTCATCACAGTTGCCACTAAGTCTAGATCTTGTCTTGGTAATTTTTCTGTCAGCTTCACCCATAGGTCCATAAAATCCTCCTCCATTCCCTGCCATTTCTGAACTGGGCTCTCTTTGTCTGCCCACACATCAGCTGCTGCACTGCAACTCCACAATATATGGCATATTGACTCATTTTCCCTTCCGCAGACAGGACATAAGGGGTTTTCAATTACTCTTCGTCTATTCAGGTTCAGTTTGGTAGGTAGGTTGTTCACAACAGCTTTCCATATGAACATTTTCACTACTTCAGGAGTATTAAGCTTCCAAATTTTGTTCCATACCTCTTTTCCCACTTTTGATTTTGAGGAGCACCCTTTCTCTCTACCTCTTCTAGACCTCTCCAAATGATACCCACTCTTTACACTATATAATCCATCCTTTGTAAAAGCCCATATTCTTTTGTCTGGTGCATTAGCTTGACTGACAGGAATACCACAAATGATATCAGCTTCCTCTTGTAAAAAAGTGTCATATAAAAGTTTGGAGTTCCACCTTCCATTTAGTAAGAGCTCCTTTACAAATGCCTCTGGACCCAAATTATTTCGAGGTGATTGAATAGAAAACAAGGTAGGTCTAGGTAACCACTTATCCTCCCAAATGTTCACTTGCTCTCGATTTCCCACCCTCCAAACCAACCCCTCCTTTAGTAACCCCAAGGAACCCCACATACTCCATATCTTTGATGGCCCATATCCTAGTTTAGCTTTCAACAGGTCAGTATGCTTGAAATACTTGACCTTTAGCACCCTAGCAGCAACTGAGAATGGCATGTTCAACACTCTCCAACATTGTTTTGCAAGTAGTGCAGTATTAAAACTTTGTAGCTCTCTAAACCCCATCCCCCCCTCTGATTTTGCAGTCCCCATCTTTGCCCAACTCTTCCATTGAATCCTTCTCTCATTTTGTTGAGAACCCCACCAGAAGCTGGCCATTAAAACAGCTATTTCTTTACACAATTTCACAGGTAGTTTAAACACATTCATGTGATAAGTTGGGACTGATTGCACCACTGCctttaacaaaacttttttttccagAAGGTGAGAGGAAATGATTTTTCCAGTTGCTGATTTTGCTCCAAACTCTGTCCTTTATACCTCTAAAagtattgtattgggatttccCCACCATCACAGGTAAACCCAAGTATTTCTCGCAACAATTTTGAATCCCTACCCCTACATCCCTCCTAATCATTCTCCTTATATCATCCTTAGtatttgagttgaaaaataaagaagttttCTGCCTATTTAAACATTGCCCAGAAGCCCTCTCATAGATGTCTAACAACTCTTTCATCTTCATCCATTCCTGCCAAGAGGCTTGCCCAAACACCaaacaatcatctgcaaaaagcagaTGTGTTACCCTTATCCCCCTTCTAGCAACTGAGACTCCTCTTAATTCGCCCTTACTTTCAGCATGATTTATAAGGGTACTCAACCCCTCTGCACACAAAAGAAATAGGTAGGGAGATAGAGGGTCTCCCTGCCTTAAGCCTGGTGTTGGAACAAAAGTGTTACCTGGTTTCCCATTCACCAAAATAGCATATGAAACTGATTGCGCACATTGCATGATAAGGGCCGCCCATTTTTCACCAAAACCCATTTTCACCATAACAACCCTTAAGAAACCCCACTCAActctatcatatgcttttgagATATCGAGTTTCAAGGCCATACTCCCcttctttcccttcttcttAAGCTTCATGGAGTGGAGTATCTCATAAGCTGCAATTATATTATCTGTGATCAACCTCCCGGGTATAAAGGCACTCTGACTTAAAGAAATAACTTGATTCAGCACTCCCTTGAGTCTGTTGGCTAGTAtctttgaaatgattttatataaaacattgcaaagactaataggcctGAAATCCCCAACATTAATAGGCTCCTTAATCTTTGGGATCAAAACCACATGAGTGTGATTCATAGATAGTTGATTCCCATCCCCTTTAAGAAAACTAAGCACAGCCTCTATCACTTCCTCCCCTACAACCttccaataattttaataaaaagctGCCCCAAATCCATCTGGGCCAGGGGATTTCAGAGGACCAATCTGCTTCATAGCTACTTCCACTTCTTCTCTAGTAATTGCTCTTTGTAGACCATCATTCATTTCAGCTGTAATACTACAATTCATTGCACCCAAACAGGTTTCAATAGCCTCACTCGATGGGGAAGTTGACTGGTATACCTGTTGATAATGGTTGTAGAAGGCCCTTTCAATTTCCTCTTGTTCTTCCCATAGCCTACCATTAGAATCCACCACATGTTTAATCagatttcttttccttctttgtgAGGCACAAGCGTGAAAAAACTTGGTGTTTTTATCACCAAGTTtataccaattttttttagCCCTTTGTCTCCATTTCAGGTCCTCTTGAGCTAATAAGATCCCCATCTGTTTTTGGAGCCCCTTTATCCTCTCAACATTGTCTGGCCCCTCATTGTCCTGTAGTAGCTTTATTTCCTCAGACAATTTCCCTAACTCCtttccttgattttttttccttatctttcGCCCACTCCTTTAATCTCCCACAACAATTTTTTAAGAGACCTTGCACCTTGCTCAATGGATCATAGCTAGGACCCTGTGGACACCAACACCCCCTCACCACCTCCTCACACTCCTCATCTCTTATCCAAGAAGCTTCAAAAAAGAAACTTCTTTCCTTCCTACCAGCCATAAATGGTGTTTCCCTAGCCTCAAGTACAATAGGTCTATGATCAGAACACAAAGCACTCAAGTTTTTAACCTTCACCCTTTTAAACATGTCCCTCCATCTATGATTGGCAACAAATCTGTCCAATCTCTCCTTGGTAAAGGTCTGATCCCCATGCTTATTACTCCATGTAAAAGGGCATCCTACATACCCTAAATCAGAAGGGTTTTTTTCAACTAAAACCTCTTTGAACAAACCCATTCCTTTCTCATCTCTCAGTTTACCCCCATTTTTCTCTTGTTGCCTTAATATCTCATTAGAGTCCCCTCCAATGCTTCAAGCCTCATCTTTTTTTGGACCCAATGAAGCTAATAACTCCCATGACAGCTTTCTTTTCGAGGCATCAGGATGCCCATAGAACCCCATAAAGTTTCACTTATTTTTACCTCCCTCTCCTCTAATAATACTGCTTATATGCCATTGAGAGTAATGTAATATTTCCAGGTCAATACCTCTACCCCAAAACAATGCTAAACCTCCTTTTTTTCCAATAGGCTCCACTACTAGACAGCCCTCCATCTCCAATCTTCTTTTCAAACACTCCACCCTTCTTGCCTTAATCATTACCTCCATTAGGAACACTACACTGGGCATATTAACCTGTACAAGACTgcaaaggtcttgaactgttCGAGGGTTGCCCAACCCTCAACAGTTCCAGCTTAGGCAATTCATAATGATTGGCGGGGCTGACTAGCAGCCTCCGCCATAACTTCGATAACATCTAATTCCATTCTTCCCATTCTCtttatcccccccccccccccagcatGCTCACCCTCCATCCTTTCTTCATGCTTTCTTTTGGACAAGACTGATTGACCCACCCCTCTGTTTCCCTCCCCTCTTGCTCTCCTTTTCCAGCTCCTTCCCCCTCCTCTCCCCCTAACCATTAGCCcctcttcatttccttttgtttcttgcACCACCAGTATTTCCCCATTAGTTCCCTCAACGTTAGTCAGCTTATCACCAACTATTGAGGTATACCTAGCAGCCACTTGAATACAAACCTCCCCCTCCCATGTTATGACTCCCCTCTCTACCCTTTCCTGACTCCCTTTCCACCTCACTCTGAATTTTTTCAAGCCCAACTGTTTGGATTCCCTCACTCTCATCACTGTTTTCAGGTATGACACTCTCCTCTTCCTCATTCTCCATCTTTCTTCTCCCCTCCTCTATTCGTCCCCTCCCCATCATTTTTGCTCTTAACCAGGGAAATTGGCCTGGCCCCCCTTTTTCATTCATACACCCCTCTGTCCCGTGCACTATGCAACCACATTTTAGACATATCCTTGGTAATTTCTCATATTGGAAAGGAATCCacattttcttcccttttagATTAATAGTTCTCTCTCTTCCTAAACTCTTTCTAATATCCAGTTCTACCTTCACCCTCAGACTCTTCCCCCATGCTACCTCCCCCTCATGAACTTCCACCTCTGTTACTCTCCCCATGGACTCCCCTAACTTCACCCCCATTCTGCGGTTCATACAGTCTAAAGGGAGATTGAACATTTGAATCCAAAACCCCTGTTTAAAGAAATCCATCGAGTGGATTTGAGATTTCCCCTCATATGGAATTAAGGCAAACAGATGGTTGTCAAATAACCATGGACAACCCTTCATCACTTTCGCCCTATCTCTACGATTCACAAACGTAATCACAAAACAATTATTGCCCAACTCTCGAAAAGTCAGAGATAAACATATCTTCCATATCTTCTCCATGGTGCTCTAAATGACCTCCTTTCCTATTTTGCGTTCTGCAAAAATCTTCCCCAGTAGGCTACTCTCCCCCAAATCCTTCACATCCTCATTATCATTTGGGGAAATCTCGAAGGGCTTGCATTCCTCTTCAGCTAGTTTCAACTTCTCCCAAATATCCTCCAGTCCTTCCATACTCTATGTACCTCAGTAAACAGATACTATCTTAGTCTCCCCACCAGATTGAAGAAAACCTGACCCAAACACTACCTATATCGTTCACCCTCTAATCGCTTCTAGGAAGACGACGAGAGAGAAAACGGTTAGAGGAGACTCTGCCTTTGCATGTAACATAGGCCTGTGTAGAagttggtttatatatatata
This window of the Juglans regia cultivar Chandler chromosome 12, Walnut 2.0, whole genome shotgun sequence genome carries:
- the LOC109020377 gene encoding uncharacterized protein LOC109020377 codes for the protein MNHTHVVLIPKIKEPINVGDFRPISLCNVLYKIISKILANRLKGVLNQVISLSQSAFIPGRLITDNIIAAYEILHSMKLKKKGKKGSMALKLDISKAYDRVEWGFLRVVMVKMGFGEKWAALIMQCAQSVSYAILVNGKPGNTFVPTPGLRQGDPLSPYLFLLCAEGLSTLINHAESKGELRGVSVARRGIRVTHLLFADDCLVFGQASWQEWMKMKELLDIYERASGQCLNRQKTSLFFNSNTKDDIRRMIRRDVGVGIQNCCEKYLGLPVMVGKSQYNTFREIAVLMASFWWGSQQNERRIQWKSWAKMGTAKSEGGMGFRELQSFNTALLAKQCWRVLNMPFSVAARVLKVKYFKHTDLLKAKLGYGPSKIWSMWGSLGLLKEGLVWRVGNREQVNIWEDKWLPRPTLFSIQSPRNNLGPEAFVKELLLNGRWNSKLLYDTFLQEEADIICGIPVSQANAPDKRIWAFTKDGLYSVKSGYHLERSRRGREKGCSSKSKVGKEVWNKIWKLNTPEVVKMFIWKAVVNNLPTKLNLNRRRVIENPLCPVCGRENESICHILWSCSAAADVWADKESPVQKWQGMEEDFMDLWVKLTEKLPRQDLDLVATVMRNMWWRRNAFIFDNIFKGPSELFLQAQETLKGFAEVNWDASLDAEKKRKRVGIVVRDEVGEVLLSLCGSDVGLCNPDVAELQALWRALKFCAEL